One window of the Helicobacter sp. 11S03491-1 genome contains the following:
- a CDS encoding ABC transporter ATP-binding protein, with product MSLFSVKQGGYQRKHKKIFKNINLELYPGEILSILGPNGVGKTTFLKCCMGLLKWSEGASFLNKKDIRHVVNSYLWQNISYVPQAKTIHSGISVLDMVLLGCNPLLNISPKKQHLTLALQTLEELDISHLAKQHCHSLSGGELQMVLIARALVSCPKLLILDEPESNLDFKNQIKILEILKTLSNNKVGILCNTHYPTHALKISHKSLLIYHKENEIKNIYGETSRVLTQENLSQAFDVPLELFAAHLEFPKNFNSHKISISDVL from the coding sequence ATGAGTTTATTTAGTGTCAAACAAGGGGGTTATCAAAGAAAGCACAAAAAAATTTTCAAAAATATTAATTTAGAACTTTATCCGGGTGAAATTCTTTCGATTTTAGGTCCTAACGGTGTAGGAAAAACTACATTTCTCAAATGTTGCATGGGGCTTCTCAAATGGAGTGAGGGAGCAAGTTTTTTAAACAAAAAAGACATTAGACATGTTGTAAATTCTTATTTATGGCAAAATATTTCTTATGTCCCTCAAGCAAAAACTATCCATAGCGGTATTAGTGTTTTGGATATGGTATTATTAGGTTGCAATCCTTTGCTTAACATTTCTCCCAAAAAACAACATCTAACCTTAGCCCTTCAAACTCTGGAAGAATTAGATATCTCTCATTTAGCAAAACAACATTGCCATTCTTTAAGTGGGGGAGAACTACAGATGGTTCTAATCGCGCGGGCTTTGGTTTCTTGCCCTAAGCTTTTGATTTTAGATGAACCTGAATCTAATCTTGATTTTAAAAATCAAATTAAGATTTTAGAGATACTCAAAACTCTCTCTAACAACAAAGTCGGGATATTATGTAACACGCACTACCCTACCCATGCTCTCAAAATCTCTCACAAAAGCCTTTTGATATACCACAAAGAAAATGAAATAAAAAATATTTATGGAGAAACAAGCAGGGTTTTAACTCAAGAAAACTTAAGCCAAGCCTTTGATGTCCCTCTTGAATTATTTGCAGCGCACTTAGAGTTTCCCAAAAACTTCAATTCACACAAAATATCCATTAGTGATGTGTTGTGA
- a CDS encoding DNA methyltransferase, producing MGTYEAIKYIDTCKTTSNVGMLIEALESLGRIACDFDISPILKLTGHKSPNVRVLAIKNIAKLNHQDNSEIFISIYKNDENSAVKREAISAIGRQRNRDNIEFLFEVLKDNDPKIICQAIRALLVFKGNHKVDVILKRLISHENEMVKQIIKKEYFSQTTPKTKPKPHTTIDQKLSNVVVLGDVLEILKNVGEESIHLTFTSPPYYNARDYSIYQSYEAYLDFLRKVFEQTHRITKEGRFLIVNTSPVIVPRISRAHCSKRYPIPFDLHALLVQQGWEFVDDIIWEKPEYSVKNRIGGFQQHRKPLAYKPNTITEYLMVYRKKTDKLLDWNIHQYDLSIVEDSKVKDGFETTNVWKICPRSDRVHSAIFPTQLCQRVIEYYSFKGDLIFDPFAGSGTLGRTAKALGRKFFLTEKEPKYFEYMKSLMNKNSLLEDNSSEFMTLEEFKNL from the coding sequence ATGGGAACTTATGAGGCTATAAAATATATTGACACTTGCAAAACAACTTCAAACGTAGGTATGCTTATTGAAGCATTAGAGAGTTTGGGTCGTATTGCCTGTGATTTTGATATTTCTCCTATCTTGAAATTGACCGGTCATAAGTCCCCTAATGTACGGGTTTTAGCAATTAAAAATATCGCTAAACTAAATCATCAAGATAACTCAGAAATTTTTATCTCCATTTATAAAAATGATGAAAACAGCGCTGTGAAGCGCGAAGCAATTTCAGCCATAGGTCGGCAACGCAATCGTGATAATATAGAATTTTTATTTGAGGTTTTAAAGGATAATGATCCAAAAATTATTTGCCAAGCAATTCGGGCTTTGCTTGTCTTTAAGGGTAATCATAAAGTTGATGTGATTCTCAAAAGACTTATAAGTCATGAGAATGAGATGGTTAAACAAATCATAAAAAAAGAATATTTTTCACAAACAACACCCAAAACAAAACCAAAACCACACACAACAATCGATCAAAAACTTTCAAATGTTGTTGTATTGGGTGATGTATTAGAGATATTAAAAAATGTTGGTGAAGAAAGTATCCATTTAACTTTTACTTCACCACCATATTATAATGCGCGAGATTATTCGATTTATCAAAGCTATGAAGCCTATCTTGATTTTTTGCGCAAAGTTTTTGAACAAACCCATCGCATAACAAAAGAAGGACGATTTTTGATTGTGAATACCTCGCCTGTTATTGTGCCTAGAATTAGTCGGGCTCATTGCAGCAAAAGATACCCAATACCCTTTGATTTGCATGCTTTGCTTGTGCAGCAGGGTTGGGAGTTTGTTGATGATATTATTTGGGAAAAGCCGGAATACAGTGTAAAAAATCGTATTGGAGGGTTTCAACAACATCGTAAGCCGCTTGCATATAAACCAAACACTATCACTGAATATTTAATGGTTTATAGAAAGAAAACCGATAAATTACTTGATTGGAATATCCATCAATATGACCTTAGTATCGTAGAAGACAGCAAAGTAAAAGATGGTTTTGAAACAACCAATGTTTGGAAGATTTGCCCTAGGTCTGACAGGGTTCATAGCGCAATTTTTCCAACACAATTATGCCAAAGAGTCATTGAGTATTATTCATTTAAAGGTGATTTAATCTTTGATCCATTTGCCGGAAGTGGGACACTTGGACGAACTGCAAAGGCATTGGGACGGAAATTTTTCTTAACAGAAAAAGAGCCAAAATATTTTGAATATATGAAAAGCTTAATGAATAAAAATTCATTGTTGGAGGATAACTCCTCTGAATTTATGACGTTAGAAGAATTTAAAAATTTATGA
- a CDS encoding CfrBI family restriction endonuclease → MTFTNQVIKNIVKRVIKGQDYRIEVVNLINTDFLQFVIDFFKKIIKVKLENKDVVNWYKKEFLKNTLPPDEIALHAGLNMKTIHNMYGSSAKEIVIDAAYEHYDSLYEAISGFIDNNEDLTLMLTLKFNGVCVDLTINETLLVINTLAVKRAALRGGAWSAVGKTAEKILMKTICELYKIPTNNYEEKFVRDSAKKVSREVDFYLKDNEGKKYLCEVKLMGRGNPESADVIFARKSHIFIADTLSQQNKNQSDELGVVWVELRVANSYRRIKKAFDKYGIPYVDYDGGNLDKDLDMILNKIME, encoded by the coding sequence ATGACATTCACTAATCAAGTCATAAAAAATATTGTTAAGCGGGTGATTAAAGGACAAGATTATCGTATTGAAGTTGTTAATTTAATCAACACTGATTTTTTGCAATTTGTGATTGATTTTTTCAAAAAAATTATCAAAGTAAAATTAGAAAATAAAGATGTAGTCAATTGGTATAAAAAAGAATTTTTGAAAAACACTCTCCCACCCGATGAGATTGCCCTTCATGCCGGTCTTAATATGAAAACGATACATAATATGTATGGGAGTAGCGCAAAAGAAATTGTAATTGATGCAGCTTATGAACATTATGATAGTTTGTATGAAGCAATCAGTGGTTTTATTGATAACAATGAAGATCTGACTTTAATGCTTACTCTAAAATTCAATGGTGTCTGTGTTGATTTGACAATCAATGAAACCTTACTTGTTATCAATACATTGGCAGTCAAGCGTGCGGCTTTGAGAGGTGGCGCGTGGAGTGCAGTCGGTAAAACTGCAGAAAAAATATTGATGAAAACAATTTGTGAACTCTATAAAATCCCTACAAATAACTATGAAGAAAAGTTTGTGCGAGATAGCGCCAAAAAAGTGAGTCGTGAAGTTGATTTTTATCTCAAAGACAATGAGGGCAAAAAATATCTTTGTGAAGTAAAATTAATGGGACGAGGCAACCCGGAAAGCGCTGATGTGATTTTTGCAAGAAAATCACATATTTTTATTGCCGATACCTTATCCCAACAAAACAAAAATCAATCTGATGAACTTGGTGTGGTTTGGGTTGAGTTGAGAGTTGCTAATAGTTATAGGCGAATCAAAAAAGCATTTGATAAATATGGCATTCCTTATGTTGATTATGATGGTGGCAATTTAGATAAGGATTTGGATATGATTTTGAATAAAATAATGGAATAA
- a CDS encoding iron ABC transporter permease: MRNILLIFILLGICFLSFGVGRYAIDYATLFKIFKTLLSSSAIEDTIRAKVVFNFRAPRIALAVFVGAGLAITGACFQSIFKNPLATPDILGVSSGASFGAVLGLFFGFGSYGLIGSSLVFGFLALSITILIAKNTYEYGTIMLVLGGIIVSALFQSLLALIKYVADPQDILPMITYWLLGSLQTSSFSEISLGMGGIFLGCGIIYLLRWKLNILALEDDEAKSLGISLYTYRLIFIVTSTLITACIVSMCGLIGWIGLLIPHIARLMCGSENTKIIPLSVLLGSIFLVLIDTLSRTISADEIPISILSALIGTPFFIYILKKNKGITL; encoded by the coding sequence ATGAGAAATATACTTTTGATCTTTATCCTTCTGGGAATATGTTTCCTGTCTTTTGGAGTGGGTAGATATGCCATAGATTATGCAACATTATTTAAAATTTTTAAAACACTCTTGAGTTCAAGCGCCATTGAAGACACAATAAGAGCAAAAGTTGTGTTTAATTTCAGGGCACCCAGGATTGCATTAGCAGTTTTTGTAGGGGCAGGACTCGCTATAACAGGAGCTTGTTTCCAATCTATTTTCAAAAATCCATTGGCTACCCCTGATATTTTAGGAGTCAGTAGTGGAGCAAGTTTTGGGGCTGTACTTGGACTTTTTTTTGGATTTGGAAGTTATGGTCTGATTGGAAGCTCTCTTGTTTTTGGATTTTTAGCCTTAAGTATTACAATTTTAATTGCTAAAAATACCTATGAATATGGCACGATTATGCTTGTATTAGGAGGGATTATTGTATCAGCTCTTTTTCAAAGTCTCCTTGCTCTTATCAAATATGTCGCTGATCCACAAGATATTCTTCCAATGATTACTTACTGGCTTTTGGGATCTTTGCAAACAAGCAGTTTTTCTGAAATTTCCTTAGGAATGGGAGGGATTTTTTTAGGCTGTGGGATTATTTATTTGTTACGTTGGAAACTCAATATCCTTGCTTTAGAAGATGATGAAGCAAAGAGTTTGGGGATTTCTTTATATACTTATCGTCTTATTTTTATCGTCACTTCCACACTTATTACAGCCTGTATTGTTTCTATGTGCGGGCTTATTGGCTGGATAGGGTTGCTTATCCCGCATATAGCGCGCTTAATGTGTGGGAGTGAAAATACAAAAATCATACCTCTAAGTGTTTTGCTAGGTTCTATTTTTTTGGTGCTCATAGATACACTTTCGCGCACAATAAGCGCTGATGAAATCCCTATTTCTATCCTGAGTGCCCTAATAGGAACACCATTTTTTATTTATATCCTCAAGAAAAATAAAGGTATCACATTATGA
- a CDS encoding autotransporter outer membrane beta-barrel domain-containing protein, which yields MKNLFFQSCFLFFLVSLSFFQKSYGNQSIDLSVPCNSLVNGYCVQITNPVSSPNISYTSADHKNVSLDLNNAERSHNSDNSNSDTFMLKAFGKSSDDRINLFGNIFEHNTNGYRNLSIDFDGVNYYGNMTFEEYGQVDKKGAYGNIKITPKAKFVLNHTMINGDLIFHNYYISPSEENSFSIKNSTINGNFHWDSENTTSLINENNIFNGNVEIISGSSVGTSLRVFLKHSVFNHSNVYFGVLKNHQSNLSDVFSQSIGSYFFYNDVLNDAGLTIMTDYNYLIFKNTTFKGGSMTINNASSLLNSQINFMGSDFFISNLNIIGNENSLGVNFVFDQLSPGDKDVSVDQTKITTFEGNITFSGGKNTLDIKNHSVLKNGTIFIEGGINVFNTTDSTWDNMNISISRKIYVLPISYRPSDTAPNGYVCTIGSRICYSDSTNTLNFNNSVVNGGNIMIVGGHSNTLNYINSPYKNGNITIFGGETNKLSFLDSLKERDILIAGGARNTLEFKNTILSSQSSDLIGVKPTAHMSVIKGAILAGTMTPEFLKMIENTPADLLNGNLILDSASTMNTINTLSFINGILHGNITIENHNTSHVNTAISIDNSLLLGDISLNGKNMFVKNNLTDAALIGDVFIDQGVSYTSLDNSQIYGDITTRGGINIFSLKNSSVFAGSIDTFDGTSFIDLNMSLYANQNGQISKINTYGGVSNISLSINDSIAGLLTSQHIYPTFYIGNYNRGISNIAISGPVSGTALIDYSGGRANIIFADGGNSADTTNFFANKTQCEGSWITQECLNSGKAIYSPTSNTFEVNGYTYENGLAITLDASMANKVLKPFRDVYSSNYVSLFIDKSGVNPNTHIKDDIYRMKIDGVIIGGEYNLPSTSDQKYEITFAPRAAFIGNMFAKTDNTTFVLSQGSKLVLYNGSLSVISSLTSSHGSFSANTDTMFAATLAQRDNTIIDLATSGKEINNTFQKDTFSTMIVNNLGHFNNAIFRVAIDSNRADNNPNIHNNSLNSDRIIIQDVGAGQHLSNYLQVYQDYTSLATGDLSANNILVAIVKDSSDSNSNMIFDTSASKVEQGYDIVNTILYSKRISVDATGKIDTNVEKDLANATGYFVRSASTAIDKSNLGDTNNAITSNYSIFLANINNLNKRLGELRNNYYAQGIFSRVYSGLNTSNRGDKSKIYATNIQVGYDYGWNTAYGEQFLGSALNYGYNTIRGGGYNGSANMLEFGGYYSFVNESGFYTDSILKYTYIHSNISIKNNNIYNVPLDSHGVSLGQELGYRYYTDKKKRFYLEPSAEIILGWMSGGVINQVNQSSLLDYRPDYFPYFKADLNYIFNFRSKLGANVGYRLMNAKNQTDFRLGAFWVSDVVSGGVIRYKTNYSQAQTLLAPNNQMMINLGLNSVVSENWRVYADVDTGFLGRYFNQNYLVSIGLRYEFGHALNPLAAKLTQEKRLASIRRSQMRFDERLANISAKQEKIKQKQAFEEQKSQIIATKKAQAKTLSIYRKQEDKVEKNDFKMIHIEIAKILKSDQPSGEKIKVLHAQELKVFEASKARKIKEFNDDYKGAFKTLEARYAIENEELQAKAKNANKVLNQKSEKSLKDLEANQAKELQELNTKNKSAFEIQEAKLHKDPQKAKKLQDLQNKQTKVLKDLQTKQAKALQNLQNHFAKASKEIQNKQVKDLKSLKTKLDKQTKDLQTKQAKDTKKNESKYKTAYQDLLKRQAKEVKKAQELEKEMDKKSQPKK from the coding sequence TTGAAAAATTTATTTTTTCAAAGTTGTTTTCTTTTCTTTTTAGTTTCTCTTAGTTTTTTTCAAAAATCTTACGGAAACCAATCTATTGACTTAAGTGTGCCTTGCAATAGCTTGGTTAATGGGTATTGTGTGCAAATAACCAACCCTGTTTCCTCTCCTAATATTTCTTATACAAGCGCAGATCATAAAAATGTTTCTTTGGATCTCAATAATGCAGAAAGAAGTCACAATAGTGATAATAGCAATTCAGATACTTTTATGCTCAAAGCCTTTGGAAAATCTTCTGATGATAGAATAAATTTATTTGGCAATATTTTTGAACACAATACAAATGGTTATAGAAACTTAAGTATTGATTTTGATGGGGTTAATTATTATGGAAATATGACATTTGAAGAATATGGGCAGGTAGATAAAAAAGGAGCATATGGAAACATAAAAATAACTCCTAAAGCAAAATTTGTTTTGAATCATACTATGATAAATGGGGATTTAATTTTTCATAATTATTATATTTCTCCTTCTGAGGAAAATAGTTTTAGCATAAAAAACTCCACTATTAATGGAAACTTTCATTGGGATTCTGAAAATACAACCTCCCTTATAAATGAAAATAATATCTTTAATGGAAATGTGGAGATTATAAGTGGATCCAGTGTCGGCACTTCTTTAAGAGTTTTTTTGAAGCATTCTGTATTTAATCATTCTAATGTTTATTTTGGTGTTTTAAAAAATCATCAATCTAATCTTTCAGATGTTTTTTCGCAGTCAATAGGGAGTTATTTTTTCTACAATGATGTTTTAAATGATGCCGGTTTGACAATCATGACAGATTATAATTATCTTATTTTCAAAAATACAACCTTTAAAGGGGGTTCTATGACGATAAATAATGCATCGTCTTTGCTTAATTCTCAAATTAATTTTATGGGATCAGATTTCTTTATTTCTAACTTGAATATCATTGGAAATGAGAATTCTTTGGGGGTGAATTTTGTTTTTGATCAATTAAGTCCCGGGGATAAAGATGTGAGTGTAGATCAAACAAAAATAACTACTTTTGAAGGGAATATCACCTTTTCCGGAGGTAAAAATACTCTGGATATCAAAAATCACTCTGTATTAAAAAATGGCACTATTTTTATTGAAGGAGGAATAAATGTCTTTAATACCACAGATTCTACTTGGGATAATATGAATATTTCCATTTCAAGAAAAATCTATGTCTTGCCTATTTCTTATAGACCTTCAGATACTGCTCCTAATGGTTATGTATGCACAATTGGTTCTAGAATTTGTTATAGCGATTCTACCAATACCCTAAATTTTAATAATTCAGTAGTAAATGGAGGGAATATTATGATTGTTGGGGGACATTCTAATACTTTGAATTATATTAATTCTCCATATAAGAATGGGAATATCACTATTTTTGGAGGAGAAACAAACAAGCTAAGTTTTCTGGATTCTCTAAAAGAGAGGGATATCTTGATTGCCGGTGGGGCTAGGAATACCTTAGAGTTTAAAAATACAATATTATCTTCCCAAAGCTCTGATTTGATTGGTGTCAAACCCACTGCACATATGAGTGTCATCAAAGGAGCTATTCTTGCAGGGACAATGACTCCGGAATTTTTAAAGATGATTGAAAATACTCCTGCGGATTTATTAAATGGAAACTTGATTTTAGATTCTGCATCGACGATGAACACAATCAATACCTTGAGTTTTATCAATGGTATTTTGCATGGAAATATCACGATTGAAAATCACAATACCAGTCATGTTAATACCGCTATCTCTATTGATAATAGCCTTTTGCTTGGGGATATTTCATTAAATGGTAAAAATATGTTTGTTAAAAATAACCTTACTGATGCAGCTTTGATTGGAGATGTCTTTATCGATCAAGGAGTGAGTTACACTTCATTGGATAATTCTCAAATCTATGGAGATATCACTACAAGGGGAGGAATTAATATTTTTTCACTTAAAAACAGCTCTGTTTTTGCAGGCTCTATAGACACTTTTGATGGAACCAGTTTTATTGATTTGAATATGTCCTTATATGCTAATCAGAATGGACAAATTTCTAAAATTAATACTTATGGGGGTGTGAGTAATATTTCTTTGAGTATCAATGATTCTATTGCCGGTTTGCTTACAAGCCAACATATCTACCCTACTTTTTATATTGGAAATTATAATAGAGGTATTTCAAATATTGCTATATCCGGACCTGTGAGTGGGACTGCTTTGATAGATTATAGTGGGGGGAGGGCTAATATTATTTTCGCTGATGGGGGCAATAGCGCAGATACAACTAACTTTTTTGCGAACAAAACACAATGTGAGGGGAGTTGGATAACACAAGAATGTTTAAATAGCGGCAAGGCTATTTATTCTCCAACATCAAATACGTTTGAAGTCAATGGTTATACTTATGAAAATGGGTTGGCTATTACGCTTGATGCTTCCATGGCCAACAAAGTTTTGAAGCCTTTTAGGGATGTTTATTCAAGCAATTATGTTTCTTTATTTATTGATAAATCAGGAGTGAATCCTAATACCCATATAAAAGATGATATTTATCGAATGAAGATTGATGGAGTGATAATAGGCGGGGAATATAACCTTCCTTCTACCAGCGATCAAAAATATGAGATTACTTTTGCTCCACGTGCGGCATTTATTGGAAATATGTTTGCCAAAACAGATAACACGACTTTTGTTTTGTCTCAAGGCTCTAAACTCGTTCTTTATAACGGATCTTTGTCTGTAATTTCCAGCCTTACTTCAAGTCATGGTTCTTTTAGCGCCAATACCGACACAATGTTTGCTGCCACTCTTGCTCAAAGGGATAATACAATTATTGATCTGGCTACAAGTGGGAAAGAAATCAATAATACTTTCCAAAAAGATACATTTTCTACAATGATTGTCAATAACTTAGGACATTTTAATAATGCTATTTTTAGGGTTGCCATAGATTCAAATCGGGCAGATAATAATCCTAATATTCATAATAATTCTCTTAATTCTGATAGAATTATTATCCAAGATGTGGGTGCAGGGCAACATTTGAGCAACTATCTTCAAGTTTATCAAGATTATACGAGTTTGGCTACAGGGGATTTGTCAGCAAATAATATTCTGGTTGCAATAGTAAAAGACTCCTCTGATTCAAATTCAAATATGATTTTTGATACCTCTGCTTCTAAAGTAGAACAAGGCTATGATATTGTCAATACAATACTTTATTCTAAGCGTATTTCTGTAGATGCCACAGGAAAAATTGATACTAATGTGGAGAAAGATTTGGCAAATGCAACAGGGTATTTTGTCCGGTCTGCATCTACAGCTATTGATAAGTCAAACTTAGGGGATACCAATAATGCCATCACTTCTAATTATTCTATCTTTTTAGCCAACATCAACAATCTCAACAAACGACTCGGGGAGCTTCGAAATAATTATTATGCACAAGGAATTTTTTCCAGGGTATATAGCGGTTTGAACACTTCTAATAGGGGAGATAAATCTAAGATTTATGCAACCAATATCCAAGTGGGCTATGATTATGGGTGGAATACAGCTTATGGAGAGCAATTTTTAGGAAGTGCCCTGAATTATGGATACAACACTATTAGAGGGGGTGGTTATAATGGAAGCGCCAATATGCTTGAATTTGGAGGGTATTATTCTTTTGTGAATGAAAGTGGATTTTATACAGATAGCATTTTGAAATATACTTATATCCACAGTAATATTTCTATCAAAAATAACAATATCTATAATGTGCCTCTGGATTCTCATGGAGTGAGTTTGGGGCAAGAATTAGGTTATCGATATTATACAGATAAGAAAAAACGATTTTATTTAGAGCCTTCTGCAGAAATCATCTTGGGATGGATGAGTGGAGGAGTCATCAATCAAGTCAATCAAAGTAGTTTATTGGATTATAGACCCGATTATTTTCCTTATTTTAAGGCTGATTTGAATTATATCTTTAATTTTAGATCAAAATTAGGCGCGAATGTGGGTTATCGTCTTATGAATGCCAAGAATCAGACTGATTTTAGATTGGGCGCTTTTTGGGTGAGTGATGTAGTGAGTGGAGGGGTGATAAGATACAAAACCAATTATTCGCAAGCTCAAACATTGCTTGCTCCCAATAATCAAATGATGATTAATCTTGGACTCAATTCGGTAGTGTCAGAGAATTGGCGGGTTTATGCAGATGTGGATACCGGGTTTTTGGGTAGATATTTTAATCAAAACTACCTTGTATCTATAGGGCTGCGCTATGAATTTGGGCATGCTTTGAATCCTTTAGCAGCTAAGCTTACCCAAGAAAAAAGACTTGCAAGTATCCGTCGATCTCAAATGCGCTTTGATGAAAGGCTTGCTAATATCTCAGCCAAACAAGAAAAAATCAAACAAAAACAAGCCTTTGAAGAACAAAAATCTCAGATCATAGCCACTAAAAAAGCCCAAGCAAAAACTTTGAGTATTTATAGAAAACAAGAAGATAAAGTAGAAAAAAATGATTTTAAAATGATTCATATTGAGATTGCAAAAATTCTTAAGAGTGATCAACCTTCAGGTGAAAAAATAAAAGTTCTCCATGCCCAAGAGCTTAAAGTTTTCGAAGCTTCAAAAGCAAGAAAAATAAAGGAATTCAATGATGATTATAAAGGTGCTTTCAAGACATTAGAAGCAAGGTATGCTATAGAGAATGAAGAACTCCAAGCCAAAGCAAAAAATGCAAACAAAGTTTTAAACCAAAAGTCAGAAAAATCTCTCAAAGATTTGGAAGCAAACCAAGCCAAAGAACTTCAAGAGCTAAATACAAAAAATAAATCTGCCTTTGAGATACAAGAAGCGAAGTTACATAAAGATCCTCAAAAAGCCAAAAAACTTCAAGACTTGCAAAATAAACAGACCAAAGTTCTCAAAGATCTCCAAACCAAGCAAGCCAAAGCCCTTCAGAATCTCCAAAATCACTTTGCCAAAGCAAGCAAGGAGATACAAAATAAACAAGTTAAAGATCTAAAGAGTCTCAAAACAAAATTGGACAAACAGACTAAAGATCTCCAAACCAAGCAAGCCAAAGATACCAAAAAGAATGAAAGCAAGTATAAGACAGCATATCAAGATTTGCTAAAACGTCAAGCCAAAGAAGTAAAAAAAGCTCAAGAATTGGAGAAAGAAATGGATAAAAAATCTCAACCTAAAAAATAA